The genomic segment CGCTGGACGCGGCAGGCGGTGTACCGATGTCGTCGGCCGACGGCTTGCCCGCGGCCTATCACCGCGTGGCGGACCGGCATCGGGCTGAGCTCGACCGCGCCCAGCGCGTGGACGCCGAGGTGTCTGCCATTCTGGCCCGCGCCCAGCGTGATCACCGAGAGGCTCGGCAGCAGACCCGCGCCGTGCTCGACGCCGCCCGCGCCGATACCTTCGCCGCCCCGTACAGCCCAGTTGCCCAGCGAGAGTTGGTGCGGCGCAGAGCAGCTCGGCTGCGGGCTCAGCAGGCCCACGTTCTGGCCGCCCGGCGGCGAGCCCGTCGACGACTCCTACTGCTGCGCGCCTTGGGATATCGCACGCGTCGGCCCCGGTTGCCTGCGCCGACCTCGCGCGCAGCGCTCGCGGTGCGCGCGGCGCTGTCGCGGCTGGGCTGCCCGTACGTGTGGGGTGCAACCGGTCCCGATCGCTTCGACTGTTCGGGCCTGGTGCAGTGGGCGTACGCGCAGGCTGGCGTGCGATTGGATCGCACCACCTACGACCAGATCAACGACGGCGTGCCGGTGCCCCGCTCGCAGGTCCGCCCCGGCGATCTGGTGTTCCCACACGCCGGGCACGTACAGCTGGCGATCGGGAACGGCATGGTGGTGGAGGCGCCGAACGCCGGCTCAGTAGTCCAGATCAGTCGGATGGGGACCGCCGTCGCGATCCGGCGACCGCTCTGAGGCAGGTGAGTTGTTCGGCGAAATCTCGCTGAGTACCGTCGACCCATGGCAGAGCACGTCGGAGCGTCGGCCGACGCACTCGAGTCGGCTCGATCCCTGCTCGCCGTCCGCGACCGCGAGCTCGCCGAGGCCGACGCCGAATTGGCCGAGGCGGTGTCCAGCGCGCACGCCGCCGCCACCGAAGCGATCCGCAAGCTCGACGCCATCGCGGCCGAGATCGAAGCGGCCGTTGCCCAGCAAGCCGTCACCGCGCCTGTCGAGGGACGCGAGTTTGCCCGGTTCCTGCTCGCGAAACAACGCGAGATCAGCGACATCGTGATCGCCGCGCGTGCCGAATCAGACGCGAAAGTCGTTGTGCTTCAGCAGCTTATGGGCCGATACCGAGTGCCGTCCACAGCCACCTGACAGGTGAATTGTCACCTGTGGCGAGTGGCGGATACAGTCGCCGGCATGAGAGGGCACCGGTGGCGAGCTACCAAGACTTGCTCGACGCGATAGCGCGCGTCGGCACGGTCACCGGTGACAGCCGGGCGTGGCTGACCGGGCTGTCGGATGCGGACCTCGCCACGATCACCAGTCCCGTCAGCATCGTCGCGCCGAGCGCAATCGACAACGTAGTGGCCAAGATTCGGGCCCAGCATGGGTCGGTCTTCGACCCGGCAGCCGCCGCTCAGAGTCAAACACCGGGGGAGGGCCAGGCAGCGGAAGCAATTCGGACCGCAGAAACATCTCTGGCACATCAGAATTCGACAAGTGCGCAACTCGACCTGCAGGTGATCACCGCGGTGCTCAACGCACATGCGACCCATGCTGCGGGCCGCGATGCGCTCGACGGACTGCAGAGAGACATCGAGGCCGCCGTCGCAACCCGCACCGATCTCGACACCCCGACGGGGGCCCGGGCATTCCAGCGCTACCTGATCGACAAGCTCCGCGACATCAAGACCGTTGTCGAGACCGCAGGCCTCGATGCCACGTCCAAGGCCGCGCTGGCGGCGGCGCTGGCCTCGCTGTACGTGGGGGCGACCCCGGAGACCGCCTCGGAACCCGATCGAAAGTCGGCCGAGCCGAAGGCAACTCAGTCCTCGCCACCGGAGCAGTCCGTACCGTCGGAGCCCCTCGCTATGCCAGCCGACCTCGGCCCCGACCCGTTCGCCGACGCTCTGCTGCCCGACGACTTCGCCGCCCCGCCGGGTGATCCGGCGCCCCCCGCCCAGCCGCTGCCCGCGCCGATGATCCCGCCGATGACGGGGATTCCCGCCATGGGCGGCGGGTCCGCCGGCGGTGTGCCGGCCGGGGCCGCGCCGGTGCCGGCCTCGCTCGACACCCCCACACCGTCGCGGTTACCGAGCGGCGACAACTCGGATCTGCTCGACGAACCGTTGCCGGACGAGCAGTCCGACGCGGTGCTGCCCGAGCCCGACGACGAGGGAGACACCGCAGCCGGGGAGCCCGACGCGCCGCCGGCCGACGAACCGACGGTTGTGAATCTGCCGGACGGTGAGACCGTGACCGCACCAACCCCGCAGTTGGCCGCCGCGATCACCGCCGCCGTGGGCGGGACTCCGATCGCCGAGGCCTTCCGTCAGCAGGGCATCACGATTCCCCCGCCGGGCACGGCTGTATCGCAGCCCGTCGACGCCGCGCGGGTGCTGCCCGGCGACATCGGGATACTCACCGACCGGCATGCGCTGGCGCTGGGCAACGGCAAGGCAGTGTTCAACAATCAGATCCAACCCATTGCCAGCGTCAGCGGCCCCAGCTTCCTAGGCTGGGAGCATCCGCCGGAACCAGGTGACGAGACGAAGACACAAGGATCTGCTCACAAAGAGCAGGCCGACCAACCGGCTCCGACCCGGCCGGCGGTGACAGCCGGCCCGCCGGCGATAGGAGAGTGACATGGCAGAGCGCATCCACGTGGTGCCCGACGAACTGCGCCGCGCGGCCCGTGACCACCAGGACACCGCCGAGCAGCTCAGCACTGTGCCGTCTCGGCACGCCGACATTTTGGCCAGCCTCGATTCGCTCGGGCCGATCTTCGGCGAGTTGCGCGATGCCGGACGAGAACTCCTGGACCAGCGCCGGCTCTGTTATGAGCAGCAGGCCGCGGCGCATGCCGAACTCGCCACCAACCTGCACCACGCCGCTGATGTCTGGGAACAGCAGGACACTGCTGCCGCCGCGGAGCTCGGCCGCGTCGCCGAGGACGGTCCATGAGCGAACCCGATCCTGAGTTCGACGCGACCCACCCCAGCGGGCACATCCTGTTCCGGTCCTGCCGGGGCGGATATCTGCACAGCGTGGCGTTGGCCGAGCCGGCAATGGACGCCGATGCACAGACGTTGGCGCGCGCGATCCTGCTGACTGCCGACGTGTCGTACCTGAAGGCCTTGATGCAGGTGCGCGCGGAGATCATCGCAGCAGGCCATACCCCGTCGGATGACGTTGCGGGCCGCCGCGATCTCGAACTGGCCACCGAGGCACTGGCGCAGCATCGGCTGCGGCCGCACGAAACCTGACGCGGCTAGCGGTCGCCGTCGGCCGGGATAACCTCCGGCGGCGCAACGGGATTCGGGCCGAACAGCTCGCGCGCACGCTGCAGCAGGGCCCGCACCTCGTCGAGTTGCTGTTGCAGCAGCGAGTCACCCATGTTCGGTACGTTATCCGCCCTCACCTGCGGGCACAATTCACCCGCCGGTACGCGGAATCTCGGCGTTGATGCGGTCCAGCACCTCGGTGTAGCGGCCCGCCTCGCGGTGCTGCCCGGGCTTGCCGCTGCTGATCAGCCCGACCGACAGCCGCCGCTGCGGATCTGCCCAGACCGCGATGTTCGTCAGACCGGTGTGACCGAAAGCGCCAGGCGCGTTACGCCCGAACGGCCCGAATCGAGTGGACCCCAGCATGTACCCGGTGCCCCAGCGAATCGGCGCCAGTCCGGTCGCGATGTCCGGTCGTAGCCGCCGCGCCTCTGCCGTCGCCGCACGCAAGGTCTCCGGTCGCATGACCCGGACACCGTCGAGTTCGCCGCCGCGGCAGAGTATTTCGGCGAAGCGGGACAGTTCGTCGGCGTTGGAGACGGTGCTGGACGACGGGATGACCCCGGTGAGGAAGAGCGGCGTGTTGGAGAACGGGATGATCTGTTGTGGCGTGCCACCGACCGCGGTGCGAAACGCTTTTGCGAGCGGCGCCGGCAGCGGCTTACCCGTCACGTGGCTCGGCGCGACCAGCGGGACATCCTCTTCGGCCACGCCGTAATTGGTCCACCGGAAACCCAGCGGATCCAGGATCTCCTCGGCGAGGATGTCGCGGATGTTGCGGCCGGTGGCCGCGGACACGATCTCACGGACCAACGGTCCCCAGGTGAGACCGTGATAGATGTGCATCAATCCGGGTCGGTGGATGGGCTTGAGCTCGCCGAGTTTCTCGCGCGCGTAATCACTTTCGTTCATCCGCTTGAGATCTGGGCGCGGGCCGGTGGCGAAGGGCACACCGGCGCTATGGGTGATCACGTGGCGGATGGTGGTGCGATCCTTGCCGTGGCTGGTGTAGTTCGGCAGGTAATCACAGACCCGGTCGTCGAGGGAAAATTCACCGCGCTCGACGAGCATGTGCACAACCGTCGTGCTGATCGCCTTGGCCGCGGAATACACACAGAACGGGGTCTCGACGCTCACCGGCACCTTGTCGGCGCCGGGTGGGTCGGCGGGACCGTTGCCCCAGCCGTGGCCGATCGCGCGATTGAGCACCACTCTTCCGTTGTGCCGCAGGCACAGCTGAATGGCGGGGTGCATGCCCGCCGCGTACCAGTGCCGCACCGAGTGCCAGATCCGGTCGGCGGTCGCTGCAGAGATCTCGGAGTGGTCCTCGGCGCCGATGTCGGTGACGGCGTCGAAGTCGGTCGGAAGGCGGATCCGTCCCTCGCGGGCGGGGGAGTAGCTCACCCCTGCTGCCTGCGCAGGGTCGCGGCCAGATGGTGGGTGAGCGGAACGCCGACGGCGGCCATCCGCACGCTGTAGGTCAGCTCGTCCCCCGCGATCCGGAAGGATCGACTCAGGGCGGTAATGCTTTTCGCCGATGCGGTCAGTCCGATCGACGTCGAGTCGACGTCGAAGGTCAGGCCGTTGTCGTCGGCCGTCAGGGTGCCCTCATCGATCTCGGTGACGCCGGTGGGGTGCGCGACCACCAACTCGATCCGCCCGGGTGACGGCACCCGCAGGTAGCCGGTCTCGGCGTGCAGGGGACGGCCGTCGTCGACAGCGCGGGTTCGTTGTGCGTAGGTCAGGAAGGGCTTGCCGACATGCCCGATCGCGATCTCCTCGCGGTAGCCGAAAGTCTCGATGGTCGGATACTCGCCGGTGCCGTCTCCGGTCCAGGTGCCCAGTAGGGGTGCCAGGACCGCGACGTCGGGATGAAGTTCGGGCACGATGCCCAGCGTACGGCTCGCGGATTTACATCGGGCCGACGAGTTCGACCCAATTGCCGTCCGGATCGGCGACGAACATCCAGCCCATTCCGGGGACCGCCGTGAACTCGGCGAGTTCCTGTGCGATCTCGTATCCCGCCGCCTTCACCTGCTCGGCGGCTTTCGTGGTGTTGGCCACGACCACGGTGTAGTAGCGGATGCCGGCCGCGGCGGGCCCGCCGCCCGGCGTCGCGGGTGCGGCCGGCGGCTCGTCGAGGGTGATCAGCTTGAGCACGTTGTCACCGAGGGCATAGCGCTTCATGGTGCCGCCGGGGAAGTCCAGATCGCCGGTGAAGGGCAGGCCGAGGAAGTTCTCGTAGAACTCGACCATCGGACCGAGGTTGGTGGTGACCAAACCGACTTCGATGTTCTTGGCGAGCAGATCGATGGCCATGGTGTTCCTCCGCGGTTTCAGGTGACGTCGGAAGAATAAACGGTCCTCACATCGGGCCGGCGAGTTCCACCCAGTTGCCGTCGGGGTCGGCCACGAAAAACCATCCGATGCCGGGCAGGGCGGTGAATTCCGTGAGCGGCTCGACGATCTCGTATCCGGCAGCGCTGACCTGCTCGGCCGCCTCGGTCACGTTCTTGACCACCAGCGAGATATAGCGAACGCCGGTCTGCGCCCGCCCGCCGCCGGGCGTCAACGTCGCGGGTGGCGCCTCGTCGTAGGTCACCAGCTTGAGGGTGTTGTCGCCGATCAGGTAGCGCTTCATGGTGCCGCCGGGGAAGTCGAGGTCGAGTTGGAACGGCAGCCCGAGGAACGTCTCGTAGAACTCGACCATCGGCGCCAGATTGGTGGTCACCAGACCGATTTCGACGCTGGGGGCGAGCAGCTCGACGGCCATCAGGGCTTGGTCCCGATCGTGATCAGGTCGAACACGGCCTTGGTCCACAGCGGCCGGTGCACCCGGTGCTGGTCGCTGATCGTGAAGCCGGCATCGGTGAACAGCGCGCGCATCTCCTGAGCCGACGGGTTGTGTGCGGCACTGGTGGGCGAGTTCGTCAACTGCCCCAGCAGCGGAAGCTGGGGTGGGCTGATCGTCGCGACCGCGGCCAGACCGCCGGGCCGCAGCACCCGGTGGAACTCCTTCATCGCCGCCGGCTGGTCGAAGAAGTGGAACGCTGACGTCGACACGACGGCGTCGAGCGCCCCGTCGTCGAAGGGCAGCTGTTCGGCCGGACCCTTGCGCCACTGCACTTGCGGGGCCCGCGCCCGGGCCTGTTTGAGCATGCCGTCGGACATGTCCACCCCGTAGACCTCGTCGGGGTGCAGCTCGTCTGCTATTCGGGCAGCGAGAATGCCTGTGCCGCAAGCGATATCAGCGATGCGGCGGGCGCCGTGGGCGCGCAGCTCGTCGATCACCTCGTCTTGCGCAGGCCGGTACACCCACTGCTGCAGACCAGGGTGGTCATAGAGCGGCGCGGCGACGGACCAGAACCGTGTCACCAGGTCGTTGAGATTGCGACCGTGTGTCGCCATGGCTGCCCGCCTTCGCTAGAACCGAACCGATAGCGGCCAGTCTAGGAAAGGAGGCTGGGACTACTTCGCGAGCTTCAGATGGGTGTGGGGACCGCGGGCGAGTGCGGCCACCGCCGAGACGATGTTTCCCGCCGTGGTCAGCAGCCCTTCCGAATCGCAGACCCGCAGCACGCGGGCGACCTCGGGCCCGGGAACCAGCACCCAGTCGATCCCGCGTCGCGAGCACCGCACGTTGATGGTGTGCAGCGCCGAGAACCCATCGGTTCCGAAGAAGGTGAGTCGCGACAGGTCGATGACGAGCTGCTGGTATCCGGTGACGTTGTGCTCGACATAGCCGAGCATGTCACCGGAGTTGGAGGCATCGACCTCGCCGACAGCGGCGATGAGCAGGGTGGTCGCGCTGAGTTCTCTGGCCCGGAACTCTCCACGATCGGTATGGTCGCGGCCCGGGCGGGTGACAGCCAAGGGTGCCGCGGTGGTGGCTAAAGACATGGCGCCTCCATCATTGGTACTCCGCAGTGCCGAATGTGCCGAGCCGAAGCTCTCCATCTCGAAGCTTCGCTGCGAGAGTTCTGGGGCCCTCGCGCTCTGGCGTCTTCGGGCGGCTGTGAACTCAACCTGGAGGGAAATGTACTACGGAATCCGTGGGCTGGCTACAAATTGTTTTGTACGCCTATATCAGCACTTCAACGCGGATCCAGGTGTCCCGAAAATGGGACACAGCCATGCAGATGTGGCAAATATTGACGCCTGTCGCAAACGAATCCGTTGGTCGATCAGCGCAAAGCGTTCGGACACTTTGCCGGTTATGTCTCAGGCACTGGTCATGCGCAGGTCGGAAAGGTCCGTCAGGCCCGTGACGACGGAATCCGTGGGAGCCTGAGATCGGTGATCGCGTCGGCAAAGCGCCGCTCGGCGCCGTCGGACGCTGTCGCGCGCGGGTGGCACAGTATCTTCGGTGGCAGAACTATGAGCATCCCTCACACACCGCAAACTCCAGCGGGCACACCGACCTGTTACCGCCATCCCGACCGCCCGACCTACGTGCAGTGCACGCGCTGCGGCCGGCCGGTCTGCCCGGAGTGCATGCGCAGCGCCGCGGTCGGTCATCAATGCGTCGATTGTGTGTCGGCCGGCGCGCAGACCGTGCGCCCGGCGCGCACCGGGGCCGGCGGCATCCGCCGCTCGGGCCAGCCGCTGGTCACCTATGCGTTGATCGCGGTCAACGTCGTGATGTTCGTGCTGCAGATGACCTCGAAGGACCTGCAGCGCCAGCTCGTGCTGTGGGCCCCCGGTGTCGCGGGCGGCGAGTATTCCCGCCTGCTTACCTCGGCGTTCATGCACTACGGCGCGATGCACCTGCTGTTCAACATGTGGGCGCTGTACGTGATCGGGCCTCCGCTCGAGGCGTGGCTGGGCCG from the Mycolicibacterium crocinum genome contains:
- a CDS encoding C40 family peptidase encodes the protein MTAADVEILSRAHALFAGKSPAATLDAAGGVPMSSADGLPAAYHRVADRHRAELDRAQRVDAEVSAILARAQRDHREARQQTRAVLDAARADTFAAPYSPVAQRELVRRRAARLRAQQAHVLAARRRARRRLLLLRALGYRTRRPRLPAPTSRAALAVRAALSRLGCPYVWGATGPDRFDCSGLVQWAYAQAGVRLDRTTYDQINDGVPVPRSQVRPGDLVFPHAGHVQLAIGNGMVVEAPNAGSVVQISRMGTAVAIRRPL
- a CDS encoding DUF4226 domain-containing protein — translated: MAEHVGASADALESARSLLAVRDRELAEADAELAEAVSSAHAAATEAIRKLDAIAAEIEAAVAQQAVTAPVEGREFARFLLAKQREISDIVIAARAESDAKVVVLQQLMGRYRVPSTAT
- a CDS encoding DUF4226 domain-containing protein — translated: MASYQDLLDAIARVGTVTGDSRAWLTGLSDADLATITSPVSIVAPSAIDNVVAKIRAQHGSVFDPAAAAQSQTPGEGQAAEAIRTAETSLAHQNSTSAQLDLQVITAVLNAHATHAAGRDALDGLQRDIEAAVATRTDLDTPTGARAFQRYLIDKLRDIKTVVETAGLDATSKAALAAALASLYVGATPETASEPDRKSAEPKATQSSPPEQSVPSEPLAMPADLGPDPFADALLPDDFAAPPGDPAPPAQPLPAPMIPPMTGIPAMGGGSAGGVPAGAAPVPASLDTPTPSRLPSGDNSDLLDEPLPDEQSDAVLPEPDDEGDTAAGEPDAPPADEPTVVNLPDGETVTAPTPQLAAAITAAVGGTPIAEAFRQQGITIPPPGTAVSQPVDAARVLPGDIGILTDRHALALGNGKAVFNNQIQPIASVSGPSFLGWEHPPEPGDETKTQGSAHKEQADQPAPTRPAVTAGPPAIGE
- a CDS encoding ESX-1 secretion-associated protein; translated protein: MAERIHVVPDELRRAARDHQDTAEQLSTVPSRHADILASLDSLGPIFGELRDAGRELLDQRRLCYEQQAAAHAELATNLHHAADVWEQQDTAAAAELGRVAEDGP
- a CDS encoding DUF2694 family protein, whose amino-acid sequence is MSEPDPEFDATHPSGHILFRSCRGGYLHSVALAEPAMDADAQTLARAILLTADVSYLKALMQVRAEIIAAGHTPSDDVAGRRDLELATEALAQHRLRPHET
- the lipE gene encoding lipase LipE translates to MSYSPAREGRIRLPTDFDAVTDIGAEDHSEISAATADRIWHSVRHWYAAGMHPAIQLCLRHNGRVVLNRAIGHGWGNGPADPPGADKVPVSVETPFCVYSAAKAISTTVVHMLVERGEFSLDDRVCDYLPNYTSHGKDRTTIRHVITHSAGVPFATGPRPDLKRMNESDYAREKLGELKPIHRPGLMHIYHGLTWGPLVREIVSAATGRNIRDILAEEILDPLGFRWTNYGVAEEDVPLVAPSHVTGKPLPAPLAKAFRTAVGGTPQQIIPFSNTPLFLTGVIPSSSTVSNADELSRFAEILCRGGELDGVRVMRPETLRAATAEARRLRPDIATGLAPIRWGTGYMLGSTRFGPFGRNAPGAFGHTGLTNIAVWADPQRRLSVGLISSGKPGQHREAGRYTEVLDRINAEIPRTGG
- a CDS encoding peroxynitrite isomerase — its product is MPELHPDVAVLAPLLGTWTGDGTGEYPTIETFGYREEIAIGHVGKPFLTYAQRTRAVDDGRPLHAETGYLRVPSPGRIELVVAHPTGVTEIDEGTLTADDNGLTFDVDSTSIGLTASAKSITALSRSFRIAGDELTYSVRMAAVGVPLTHHLAATLRRQQG
- a CDS encoding VOC family protein, with amino-acid sequence MAIDLLAKNIEVGLVTTNLGPMVEFYENFLGLPFTGDLDFPGGTMKRYALGDNVLKLITLDEPPAAPATPGGGPAAAGIRYYTVVVANTTKAAEQVKAAGYEIAQELAEFTAVPGMGWMFVADPDGNWVELVGPM
- a CDS encoding VOC family protein, which gives rise to MAVELLAPSVEIGLVTTNLAPMVEFYETFLGLPFQLDLDFPGGTMKRYLIGDNTLKLVTYDEAPPATLTPGGGRAQTGVRYISLVVKNVTEAAEQVSAAGYEIVEPLTEFTALPGIGWFFVADPDGNWVELAGPM
- a CDS encoding class I SAM-dependent methyltransferase, producing MATHGRNLNDLVTRFWSVAAPLYDHPGLQQWVYRPAQDEVIDELRAHGARRIADIACGTGILAARIADELHPDEVYGVDMSDGMLKQARARAPQVQWRKGPAEQLPFDDGALDAVVSTSAFHFFDQPAAMKEFHRVLRPGGLAAVATISPPQLPLLGQLTNSPTSAAHNPSAQEMRALFTDAGFTISDQHRVHRPLWTKAVFDLITIGTKP
- a CDS encoding STAS domain-containing protein; this encodes MSLATTAAPLAVTRPGRDHTDRGEFRARELSATTLLIAAVGEVDASNSGDMLGYVEHNVTGYQQLVIDLSRLTFFGTDGFSALHTINVRCSRRGIDWVLVPGPEVARVLRVCDSEGLLTTAGNIVSAVAALARGPHTHLKLAK
- a CDS encoding rhomboid family intramembrane serine protease, producing the protein MSIPHTPQTPAGTPTCYRHPDRPTYVQCTRCGRPVCPECMRSAAVGHQCVDCVSAGAQTVRPARTGAGGIRRSGQPLVTYALIAVNVVMFVLQMTSKDLQRQLVLWAPGVAGGEYSRLLTSAFMHYGAMHLLFNMWALYVIGPPLEAWLGRLRFGALYGLSALGGSVLVYLLAPIGAATAGASGAVFGLFGATFVVAKRLNLDVRWVVLLIAINLVLTFTVPSISWQGHVGGLITGALIAAVYTYAPRERRNLVQGGVSAAVLVVFAALIYWRSAELIAQYGALITG